The Ancylobacter sp. WKF20 genome contains a region encoding:
- a CDS encoding sugar ABC transporter permease — MARPAFADRDWRTGWAFAAPGLLTLAVVMGFPLVYAALISVSSLTLLKPMLTPYVGLKNFIVVMSEPIFWSAVWLTIKYSVVTVAAEFAIGLGIALMLNRTVTMKPVYFAVLTIPMAMSPVSVALIWRMLLQPNLGIVNQMLETMGLPRVDWLGDPGLALWTMAAIDVWQQTSFVVLILAAGLAALPRDPYEAAEVDGASPFQQFWFITLPMLRPVAAIAVIIQLINEFRTYDLPYILTKGGPGNATEVLSFFAYRRAFLGLHLNEGAAAAFALLLIVLSLTVLFFAALERRR; from the coding sequence ATGGCACGACCGGCTTTCGCGGATCGGGACTGGCGCACCGGCTGGGCCTTCGCCGCGCCGGGGCTGCTGACGCTCGCCGTGGTGATGGGCTTCCCGCTGGTCTATGCGGCGCTGATCTCGGTCTCCTCGCTCACCCTGCTCAAGCCGATGCTGACGCCCTATGTGGGGCTGAAGAACTTCATCGTGGTGATGAGCGAGCCGATCTTCTGGAGCGCGGTCTGGCTCACCATCAAATACTCGGTCGTCACCGTCGCCGCCGAATTCGCCATCGGTCTCGGCATCGCCCTGATGCTGAACCGCACGGTGACGATGAAGCCGGTCTATTTCGCCGTGCTGACCATTCCCATGGCGATGTCGCCGGTGAGCGTGGCGCTGATCTGGCGCATGCTGCTCCAGCCCAATCTCGGCATCGTCAACCAGATGCTGGAGACGATGGGCCTGCCGCGCGTCGACTGGCTCGGCGATCCCGGCCTTGCGCTGTGGACGATGGCGGCGATCGATGTGTGGCAGCAGACCTCCTTCGTGGTGCTGATCCTCGCCGCCGGCCTCGCCGCTCTGCCGCGCGATCCCTATGAGGCGGCGGAGGTGGACGGGGCGAGCCCGTTCCAGCAGTTCTGGTTCATCACCCTGCCCATGCTGCGGCCGGTGGCGGCGATTGCCGTCATCATCCAGCTCATCAACGAGTTCCGCACCTATGACCTGCCCTACATCCTCACCAAGGGCGGGCCGGGCAATGCGACGGAGGTGCTGAGCTTCTTCGCCTATCGCCGCGCCTTTCTCGGCCTGCACCTCAATGAGGGCGCGGCGGCCGCCTTCGCGCTGCTGCTGATCGTGCTGAGCCTCACCGTGCTGTTCTTCGCGGCGCTGGAGCGGCGGCGCTGA
- a CDS encoding DeoR/GlpR family DNA-binding transcription regulator: MNISPPAPRPGAPEPVAGDKKSRRQNAVLLLLEQVGYASVEQLAERFGITTQTVRRDIAELSAAGKVRRYHGGAAISMAAIDAVTYRQRRVDRVEAKRRIAARVAELIPDGASLFLDTGTTCETVAEALVARSNLKVVTYSLRAATLLADRTDFTIAVPGGFVRNVDGSVFGEGAVDFIRRFRFDVAIIAVSGVESDGRLSDDDHNEVAVVRAAMKLARSIILTADSSKFDRTALVELGNVADVSAFVTDAQPGGALTALMAQAGVELHIS, translated from the coding sequence ATGAACATCTCCCCACCCGCCCCCCGGCCCGGCGCCCCCGAGCCGGTGGCTGGCGACAAGAAGAGCCGGCGGCAGAACGCGGTGCTGCTGCTGCTGGAACAGGTCGGCTACGCCTCGGTGGAGCAGCTCGCCGAGCGCTTCGGCATCACCACCCAGACCGTGCGGCGCGACATCGCCGAGCTCTCGGCCGCCGGCAAGGTGCGCCGCTATCATGGCGGCGCCGCCATCTCGATGGCTGCTATCGACGCCGTCACGTACCGCCAGCGCCGGGTCGACCGCGTCGAGGCCAAGCGCCGCATCGCCGCCCGCGTCGCCGAGCTGATTCCCGATGGCGCCTCGCTGTTCCTCGACACCGGCACGACCTGCGAGACGGTGGCGGAGGCGCTGGTGGCGCGCTCCAACCTCAAGGTCGTCACCTACAGCCTGCGCGCGGCGACGCTGTTGGCCGACCGCACCGATTTCACCATCGCCGTGCCCGGCGGCTTCGTGCGCAATGTCGATGGCAGCGTGTTCGGCGAGGGCGCGGTGGACTTCATCCGCCGCTTCCGCTTCGACGTGGCGATCATCGCGGTCTCCGGCGTGGAATCGGACGGGCGGCTCTCCGATGACGACCATAACGAGGTGGCCGTGGTGCGGGCGGCGATGAAGCTGGCGCGCTCGATCATCCTCACCGCCGACAGCAGCAAGTTCGACCGCACGGCGCTGGTGGAGCTGGGCAATGTGGCCGATGTGTCGGCCTTCGTGACCGATGCCCAACCCGGCGGCGCGCTCACCGCGCTCATGGCGCAGGCGGGCGTGGAACTGCACATATCCTGA
- a CDS encoding ATP-binding cassette domain-containing protein, with product MSLAIREVSKRFAGVTALDRVSLDVPNGTFVCFLGPSGCGKTTLLRVIAGLESADSGEIRLNGTDLIHTPAKDRNFGIVFQSYSLFPNMSAARNVAYGLECRRWPKAEIGPRVDAMLKLVHLAEHAPKLPSQLSGGQQQRVALARAMAPDPGLLLLDEPLSALDAKVREELRVEIRAVQRRLGITTIMVTHDQEEALAMGDLVVVMSRGVIEQAGAPRELYDNPATPFVASFIGGMNILDVTPGSEGRPVFAEVPLVVANSVTGAARSVGLRPEQVVIGGPEARGENIVPGRILDVAFLGNLTRVSVETPAGGAPVIAELHGRSRVPAAGEAVTLHLPADALRVLA from the coding sequence ATGAGTCTCGCGATCCGGGAGGTGTCGAAACGGTTCGCGGGGGTCACGGCCCTCGACCGTGTCTCCCTCGACGTGCCGAACGGCACCTTCGTCTGCTTCCTCGGCCCCTCCGGCTGCGGCAAGACCACGCTTCTGCGGGTCATTGCCGGGCTGGAGAGCGCCGATAGCGGCGAGATCCGCCTCAACGGGACGGATCTCATCCACACGCCCGCCAAGGACCGGAATTTCGGCATCGTCTTCCAGTCCTACTCGCTGTTCCCCAATATGAGCGCGGCGCGCAACGTGGCCTATGGCCTCGAGTGCCGGCGGTGGCCGAAGGCCGAGATCGGCCCGCGCGTCGATGCCATGCTCAAGCTGGTGCATCTGGCCGAGCACGCGCCGAAGCTGCCCTCCCAGCTTTCCGGTGGCCAGCAGCAGCGCGTGGCGCTCGCCCGCGCCATGGCGCCCGATCCGGGCCTCCTGCTGCTCGACGAGCCGCTCTCGGCGCTCGACGCCAAGGTGCGCGAGGAGCTGCGGGTGGAGATCCGCGCCGTGCAGCGGCGGCTCGGCATCACCACTATCATGGTGACGCATGACCAGGAGGAGGCGCTCGCCATGGGCGACCTCGTCGTGGTGATGAGCCGCGGCGTGATCGAGCAGGCCGGCGCACCGCGCGAGCTCTACGACAACCCGGCGACGCCCTTCGTCGCCAGCTTCATCGGCGGCATGAACATTCTCGACGTGACGCCGGGGAGCGAAGGCCGCCCGGTCTTTGCCGAGGTGCCGCTCGTCGTCGCCAACTCTGTAACAGGCGCCGCGCGCAGCGTCGGCCTTCGGCCCGAGCAGGTGGTGATCGGCGGGCCGGAGGCGCGCGGCGAGAACATCGTGCCCGGCCGCATCCTCGATGTCGCCTTCCTCGGCAATCTCACGCGGGTCTCCGTCGAAACCCCCGCCGGCGGTGCGCCGGTGATCGCCGAGCTGCATGGCCGCTCGCGCGTGCCGGCGGCCGGCGAGGCGGTGACGCTGCATCTGCCCGCCGATGCGCTGCGGGTGCTGGCATGA
- a CDS encoding ABC transporter permease subunit, with product MTVSSEVYPVPGARGRWFTDARVSRLLTAAVALPLALFFLLPLLSILLRSFDTADGFGLGNFAATLSTARFWELVRNSVAMSALATVLAVSLAYLYAYGIQRTQVPGKSVLRIIALMPLFAPSLVQAQGLILLLGRNGALNRFFDAGIEIYGFWGTAIANLLYAFPYAFLILSAALAIADGRLYESATVMGAGPLRIFRTVTLPATRFGLAAAGFVVFTLVMTDFGNPMVIGGDFNVLATEIYNQVIGQAQFGLGAVIGVVLLVPAVIAKVLEKRLTRRQHALLTAQSVPLVIRPSWRRDLGFGVYLYTVAALMLSVVGVVIFASFVRLWPYNMQFTLKHYQFDVQNGIAPLWNSIAVALATALLGVLLAGAAAIVVNKFRNSFTGALSLLAVLPSAVPGMVLGLGYVLTFNNPMNPLNLLYGGFALIIILNVYYNHSQAFLISSTSLGQIGGSFDEASTMLGAGVLRTLWKVTLPLIWPTLLGIGVFYFMRAMVSLSAVIFLITPSTQVAAVSVLQLTDRGAVNQAAAFSVCIMAVVVACLLLVRLVLVLAGVRNVTLIR from the coding sequence ATGACGGTAAGCTCCGAGGTCTACCCGGTGCCGGGCGCGCGCGGCCGCTGGTTCACCGATGCGCGGGTCTCGCGCCTGCTCACGGCGGCGGTTGCCCTTCCGCTCGCTCTGTTCTTCCTGCTGCCGCTGCTGTCGATCCTGCTGCGCAGCTTCGACACGGCGGATGGCTTCGGCCTCGGCAATTTCGCCGCGACGCTCTCGACCGCGCGGTTCTGGGAGCTGGTGCGCAACAGCGTCGCCATGTCGGCGCTCGCCACCGTGCTCGCGGTTTCCCTGGCCTATCTCTACGCCTATGGCATCCAGCGCACCCAGGTGCCCGGCAAGAGCGTGCTGCGCATCATCGCGCTGATGCCGCTCTTCGCGCCGTCGCTGGTGCAGGCGCAGGGGCTCATATTGCTGCTCGGCCGCAATGGCGCGCTGAACCGCTTCTTCGATGCGGGAATCGAGATCTACGGCTTCTGGGGCACGGCGATCGCCAACCTGCTCTACGCCTTCCCCTATGCCTTCCTCATCCTCTCCGCCGCCCTCGCCATCGCCGATGGCCGGCTCTATGAGAGCGCCACCGTGATGGGCGCGGGGCCGCTGCGCATCTTCCGCACGGTGACGCTGCCGGCGACCCGCTTCGGCCTCGCGGCGGCCGGCTTCGTCGTGTTCACGCTGGTGATGACCGACTTCGGCAATCCGATGGTGATCGGCGGCGATTTCAACGTGCTCGCCACCGAGATCTACAACCAGGTGATCGGACAGGCGCAGTTCGGGCTGGGCGCGGTGATCGGCGTGGTGCTGCTGGTGCCGGCGGTGATCGCCAAGGTGCTGGAAAAGCGCCTGACCCGCCGCCAGCACGCGCTGCTGACCGCGCAATCCGTGCCGCTGGTGATCCGCCCGAGCTGGCGGCGCGACCTCGGCTTCGGCGTCTATCTCTACACCGTGGCCGCGCTGATGCTGTCCGTGGTCGGCGTGGTGATCTTCGCCAGCTTCGTGCGGCTCTGGCCCTACAACATGCAGTTCACGCTGAAGCACTACCAGTTCGACGTGCAGAACGGCATCGCGCCCTTGTGGAACAGCATCGCCGTGGCGCTGGCGACGGCCCTGCTCGGCGTGCTGCTGGCGGGCGCGGCGGCCATCGTGGTCAACAAGTTCCGCAACTCCTTCACCGGCGCGCTGTCGCTGCTGGCGGTGCTGCCCTCGGCGGTGCCGGGCATGGTGCTCGGCCTCGGCTATGTGCTGACCTTCAACAACCCGATGAACCCGCTGAACCTGCTCTATGGCGGCTTCGCGCTGATCATCATCCTCAACGTCTATTACAACCACAGCCAGGCCTTCCTCATCAGCTCCACCAGCCTCGGGCAGATCGGCGGCAGCTTCGACGAGGCCTCGACGATGCTCGGCGCGGGGGTGCTGCGCACGCTGTGGAAGGTGACGCTGCCGCTGATATGGCCGACGCTGCTCGGCATCGGCGTGTTCTATTTCATGCGCGCCATGGTCTCGCTCTCGGCGGTGATCTTCCTCATCACACCCTCGACGCAGGTGGCGGCGGTCTCCGTGCTCCAGCTCACCGATCGCGGCGCGGTGAATCAGGCGGCGGCCTTCTCGGTCTGCATCATGGCGGTGGTGGTGGCCTGCCTGCTGCTGGTGCGGCTGGTGCTAGTACTGGCGGGCGTGCGCAACGTGACGCTGATCCGATGA
- a CDS encoding response regulator: MSAGTVLVVDDEPAIHRFMAPALAANGYEALRADDGMQALAQVANRRPDAVILDLGLPDMDGKEVIRRLREWSAVPILVLSARDREAEKIEALDLGADDFINKPFSMGELMARLRAALRHRMQEKGETPVLRLGAVEIDIPRHRVTREGAEVKLTPKEFDLLAFLARHGGKVATHRHILRAVWGPAHEHDTQYLRVYVGQLRAKIEDDPTNPALIVTEPGVGYRMGG; this comes from the coding sequence ATGAGCGCGGGTACGGTTCTGGTGGTCGATGACGAACCGGCGATCCATCGCTTCATGGCGCCGGCGCTCGCCGCGAACGGCTATGAGGCGTTGCGGGCGGATGACGGGATGCAGGCCCTCGCCCAGGTCGCCAATCGCCGGCCCGACGCGGTGATCCTCGATCTCGGCCTGCCGGACATGGACGGCAAGGAAGTGATCCGGCGCCTGCGCGAATGGTCGGCGGTGCCCATCCTCGTGCTCTCCGCCCGCGACCGCGAGGCCGAGAAGATCGAGGCGCTGGACCTCGGCGCCGACGACTTCATCAACAAGCCCTTCAGCATGGGCGAGCTGATGGCCCGGCTGCGCGCGGCGCTGCGCCACCGGATGCAGGAGAAGGGCGAGACGCCGGTGCTGCGGCTCGGCGCGGTCGAGATCGACATTCCCCGCCACCGCGTCACCCGCGAGGGCGCGGAGGTGAAGCTGACGCCGAAGGAATTCGACCTCCTCGCCTTCCTCGCCCGCCATGGCGGCAAGGTCGCCACCCACCGCCACATCTTGCGCGCGGTCTGGGGGCCGGCGCATGAGCACGACACCCAATATCTGCGCGTTTATGTCGGCCAGCTCCGCGCCAAGATCGAGGACGACCCGACCAATCCCGCGCTGATCGTCACCGAGCCCGGCGTCGGTTACCGCATGGGCGGGTGA
- the kdpC gene encoding potassium-transporting ATPase subunit KdpC — protein sequence MLTHLRPALTLLIAFTLLTGIAYPLAMTEAAQALFPSESRGSLITRDGTVVGSSLIGQTFAGATYFHPRPSAAGTGYDASASSGTNLGPTSAKLAERLKTDADTLRAAGITGPIPADAVTTSGSGLDPHISPAYAMAQVARVAEARKVEPALVRDLVNAHIEGPQFGVFGDPRVNVLALNLALDARAPAPRPQ from the coding sequence ATGCTCACCCATCTTCGCCCGGCGCTGACGCTGCTCATCGCCTTCACCCTCCTCACCGGCATCGCCTACCCGCTCGCCATGACCGAGGCCGCGCAGGCGCTGTTCCCCAGCGAGTCGCGGGGCTCGCTCATCACCCGCGACGGCACGGTGGTCGGCTCGTCACTGATCGGCCAGACCTTCGCCGGCGCGACCTATTTCCACCCGCGCCCCTCGGCGGCGGGCACTGGCTATGACGCCTCCGCCTCTTCCGGCACCAATCTCGGGCCGACCAGCGCCAAGCTCGCCGAGCGGCTGAAGACGGATGCCGACACGCTGCGCGCGGCCGGTATCACCGGCCCGATCCCGGCCGATGCCGTCACCACCTCGGGCAGCGGGCTCGATCCGCACATCTCCCCGGCCTATGCGATGGCGCAGGTGGCGCGCGTCGCCGAGGCCCGCAAGGTCGAGCCGGCGCTTGTCCGCGATCTGGTGAACGCGCACATAGAGGGACCGCAGTTCGGAGTGTTCGGTGATCCGCGCGTCAACGTTCTCGCCCTCAACCTGGCGCTCGATGCTCGCGCCCCGGCGCCGCGCCCGCAATAG
- a CDS encoding HAD family hydrolase: MSEARTLRAILFDKDGTLLDYEKTWGGINRAAAALAGAGDPDLAARLLDIGGVDRSSGRTRPDSLLAAGNTREIAQAWVAAGSPHEVGALTRQLDDLFTQSAALAVPVTDLAALFGRLTARGLVLGIASSDSEAAIRATLRAFRVEGHVRVVIGYDSGFGSKPGPGMVLGFSALTGIAPAEIAVVGDNLHDMEMARAAGAGWRIGVLTGTGSQASLSSAADLCLPSIAALESDFLPAPVV, from the coding sequence ATGAGCGAGGCGCGTACCCTGCGGGCCATCCTGTTCGACAAGGACGGGACGCTGCTCGACTATGAGAAGACCTGGGGCGGCATCAACCGCGCCGCCGCCGCGCTCGCCGGGGCGGGTGATCCCGATCTCGCCGCGCGGCTGCTCGATATTGGCGGCGTCGACCGGTCGAGTGGGCGCACGCGGCCCGACAGCCTCCTCGCGGCCGGTAATACCCGCGAGATCGCGCAGGCCTGGGTGGCGGCCGGCAGCCCGCATGAGGTGGGCGCGCTGACCCGCCAGCTCGACGATCTGTTCACCCAATCGGCCGCCCTTGCCGTGCCGGTGACCGACCTTGCCGCGCTGTTCGGCAGGCTGACCGCGCGCGGGCTGGTGCTCGGCATCGCCAGCAGCGACAGCGAGGCCGCCATCCGCGCCACGCTGCGCGCCTTCCGCGTCGAGGGCCATGTGCGGGTGGTGATCGGCTATGACAGCGGCTTCGGCAGCAAGCCGGGGCCCGGCATGGTGCTGGGCTTCTCGGCCCTGACCGGCATCGCCCCGGCCGAGATCGCGGTGGTCGGCGACAATCTGCACGACATGGAAATGGCCCGCGCCGCCGGGGCCGGCTGGCGCATCGGCGTGCTCACCGGCACGGGGAGCCAAGCGAGCCTCTCGAGCGCCGCCGATCTGTGCCTGCCGAGCATCGCCGCGCTGGAGAGCGACTTCCTGCCCGCGCCCGTGGTGTGA
- a CDS encoding ABC transporter substrate-binding protein — protein sequence MLTMKAGRALLTAAALTMLGGIASAETITVYTAYEEDEAAAFLAEAKKSLPDLDVKMLRMSTGDLAARIIAESGNPQHDVLWGFAVTSMVDPRISATLEPYKPKGVEAIAERFRDKDGKWFAVTGYMAAFCVNKDRLAAKGLPMPTSWADLTDPKFKGEVVMPNPASSGTGYIQVDSLLQMMGEEKGWAFLEKLDKNVAQYIKSGSKPCNAASAGEYAVGASFELRAIKNIEEGYPIAMVIASEGAGNELEANALVAASKHKDAAKRFLDWTVSKNAADSYYKWKAIVTVPGGTMPERFIKAGLPADVSKVLFPVDFAAAASERARIIETWQKKFER from the coding sequence ATGCTGACGATGAAGGCCGGGCGTGCGCTGCTGACGGCAGCCGCTCTCACCATGCTGGGGGGCATCGCCTCCGCCGAGACGATCACGGTGTACACCGCCTATGAGGAGGACGAGGCCGCGGCCTTCCTTGCCGAGGCCAAGAAGTCGCTGCCGGACCTCGACGTGAAGATGCTGCGCATGTCCACCGGCGACCTCGCCGCGCGCATCATCGCCGAATCCGGCAACCCGCAGCATGACGTGCTCTGGGGCTTCGCCGTCACCTCCATGGTTGATCCGCGCATCAGCGCGACGCTGGAGCCCTACAAGCCCAAGGGCGTCGAGGCGATCGCCGAGCGGTTCCGCGACAAGGACGGCAAGTGGTTCGCCGTCACCGGCTACATGGCCGCCTTCTGCGTCAACAAGGACCGCCTCGCCGCCAAGGGCCTGCCCATGCCGACCTCCTGGGCCGACCTGACCGACCCGAAGTTCAAGGGCGAGGTGGTGATGCCCAACCCGGCCAGCTCCGGCACCGGTTATATCCAGGTCGACTCGCTGCTGCAGATGATGGGCGAGGAGAAGGGCTGGGCCTTCCTCGAAAAGCTCGACAAGAACGTCGCGCAGTACATCAAGTCCGGCTCCAAGCCCTGCAACGCCGCTTCGGCCGGCGAATATGCGGTGGGCGCTTCCTTCGAGCTGCGCGCCATCAAGAACATCGAGGAAGGCTACCCGATCGCCATGGTGATCGCCTCGGAAGGCGCCGGCAACGAGCTGGAGGCCAATGCGCTGGTCGCCGCCTCCAAGCACAAGGACGCCGCCAAGCGCTTCCTCGACTGGACGGTGAGCAAGAACGCTGCCGATTCCTACTACAAGTGGAAGGCCATCGTGACCGTGCCCGGCGGCACCATGCCGGAGCGCTTCATCAAGGCCGGCCTGCCGGCGGATGTCTCCAAGGTGCTGTTCCCGGTTGATTTCGCGGCTGCCGCCAGCGAGCGGGCGCGCATCATCGAGACCTGGCAGAAGAAGTTCGAGCGCTGA
- a CDS encoding sensor histidine kinase KdpD: MSADEPSRADPEALLAAAEREARGQLRIFLGAAPGVGKTYAMLNAARAARAGGRDVVAGIVETHGRAETQALVEGLEIIPRKGIAYRGRLVPEFDLDAALARRPSLLLVDEYAHSNVEGSRHPKRWQDVQDLLAAGIDVWTTLNIQHVESLNDVVQRITGVRVRETVPDRALEKADEIILVDLPSDELIKRLADGKVYVEDTATRAVQSFFKPSNLTALRELALRRVAARVDSDLVERMQGSAIAGPWAAGERLLVCVGPDSSAERVVREAKRLADLLDARWFAVTVERPGHVLPTHERARLDAGMRLAETLGAETRALVANDIPGEVLRVARFENVTQIIVGKARRRWLPPLRRSLADALVRASDGIAVHVVTAESRDAAPGWLKRLPPVGPVLGYVTATLGVAAATVLGLLLTRVVPLPNVSMLYLLAVLLPALLHGVWPAILASGLSFLAYNFFFIDPVDTFTVARPHELLALLIFLIVAIIISAIAGRAREQARLAARRMRATRRLYDFTRKLSALPDEAKVAEAATVELHATLGRASVILVGRDTGLAIAAAWPPEDRLDTASMTAASWAYERGEPAGAGTGTLPTAPWLFRPLGGTDGSPAGSSRIGVIGIEQDSAAPPLDTESEGLLGTLAEQTAAALLRTRLSAEVTRVRTAAETERVRNILLASISHDFRTPLASILGAATSLIDYGPDIPAEARQDLLAQMRDEAENLDLMVRNLLSMTRLEAGALDMRRDWVDVVELMNRAVAAVKKRGATQRFVVTAAPDLPLIQADPNLMDQALGNVVANAVRYAGPTARVGLSATVIEGQMVIAVTDDGPGIPADTLPHVFEKFVRAPRGAGDGGDGSGLGLAITRGVVEAHGGSVSARSPAPGQRNGTRIALRLPLPARAAEEAGAEEPS; encoded by the coding sequence ATGAGCGCGGACGAGCCCTCCCGCGCCGACCCCGAAGCCCTGCTGGCCGCCGCCGAACGCGAGGCGCGCGGCCAGCTGCGCATCTTCCTCGGCGCCGCGCCGGGGGTCGGCAAGACCTATGCGATGCTGAACGCCGCCCGCGCCGCCCGCGCGGGCGGCCGCGACGTTGTGGCGGGCATCGTCGAGACCCATGGGCGGGCGGAGACGCAGGCGCTGGTCGAGGGGCTGGAGATCATCCCGCGCAAGGGCATCGCCTATCGCGGCCGGCTGGTCCCGGAATTCGATCTCGACGCCGCGCTTGCCCGCCGCCCCTCGCTGCTGCTGGTCGACGAATACGCCCATTCCAATGTCGAGGGCTCGCGCCACCCCAAGCGCTGGCAGGATGTGCAGGATCTGCTCGCCGCCGGCATCGACGTGTGGACCACGCTCAACATCCAGCATGTCGAGAGCCTGAACGACGTCGTCCAGCGCATCACCGGCGTCAGGGTGCGCGAGACCGTGCCGGACCGTGCGCTGGAGAAGGCGGACGAGATCATCCTCGTCGATCTGCCCTCGGACGAGCTCATCAAGCGCCTCGCCGACGGCAAGGTCTATGTCGAGGATACCGCGACCCGCGCGGTGCAGAGCTTCTTCAAGCCGAGCAACCTCACCGCCTTGCGCGAGCTGGCGCTGCGCCGCGTCGCTGCCCGCGTCGACAGCGATCTGGTCGAGCGCATGCAGGGTTCGGCCATTGCCGGGCCGTGGGCGGCGGGCGAGCGGCTGCTGGTCTGCGTCGGGCCGGACAGCTCGGCCGAGCGGGTGGTACGCGAGGCCAAACGTCTCGCCGATCTGCTCGACGCGCGCTGGTTCGCCGTCACGGTGGAGCGGCCCGGCCATGTGCTGCCGACCCATGAGCGCGCGCGGCTCGACGCCGGCATGCGGCTCGCCGAGACGCTGGGGGCGGAGACGCGGGCGCTGGTCGCCAACGACATTCCCGGCGAGGTGCTGCGTGTCGCCCGCTTCGAGAACGTCACCCAGATCATCGTCGGCAAGGCGCGCCGGCGCTGGCTGCCGCCGCTGCGCCGCTCGCTGGCCGATGCGCTGGTGCGCGCGAGCGACGGCATCGCCGTGCATGTGGTCACCGCCGAGAGCCGCGATGCCGCCCCCGGCTGGCTGAAGCGCCTGCCCCCGGTCGGCCCGGTTCTCGGCTATGTCACCGCCACGCTCGGCGTCGCCGCCGCCACCGTGCTCGGCCTGTTGCTGACGCGCGTCGTGCCGCTGCCGAACGTGTCGATGCTCTATCTGCTCGCCGTGCTGCTGCCGGCGCTGCTGCATGGCGTCTGGCCGGCGATCCTTGCCTCCGGCCTCTCCTTCCTCGCCTATAATTTCTTCTTCATCGACCCGGTGGACACCTTCACCGTGGCGCGCCCGCATGAGCTGCTGGCGCTGCTGATCTTCCTCATCGTCGCCATCATCATCTCCGCCATCGCCGGCCGCGCGCGCGAGCAGGCGCGCCTTGCCGCGCGGCGGATGCGGGCGACGCGGCGGCTCTACGATTTCACCCGCAAGCTCTCCGCCCTACCGGACGAGGCGAAGGTGGCGGAGGCCGCGACGGTGGAACTGCACGCCACGCTCGGGCGCGCCAGCGTCATTCTGGTCGGGCGCGACACCGGCCTCGCCATCGCCGCCGCCTGGCCGCCGGAAGACCGGCTCGACACGGCCTCCATGACCGCCGCCAGCTGGGCTTATGAGCGCGGCGAACCCGCCGGCGCCGGCACCGGCACGCTGCCCACCGCGCCCTGGCTGTTCCGCCCGCTCGGCGGCACGGATGGCAGCCCGGCCGGCAGCTCCCGCATCGGCGTCATCGGCATCGAGCAGGACAGCGCCGCCCCGCCGCTCGATACCGAAAGCGAGGGTCTGCTCGGCACGCTGGCCGAACAGACCGCCGCCGCGCTGCTGCGCACGCGCCTGTCGGCGGAAGTCACGCGGGTGCGCACGGCGGCGGAGACCGAGCGGGTGCGCAACATCCTGCTCGCCTCGATCAGCCATGATTTCCGCACGCCGCTCGCCTCCATTCTCGGCGCCGCCACCAGCCTGATCGACTACGGCCCGGACATTCCCGCTGAGGCCCGGCAGGATCTGCTGGCGCAGATGCGCGACGAAGCGGAAAATCTCGACCTCATGGTGCGCAACCTGCTCTCCATGACGCGGCTGGAAGCCGGCGCGCTCGACATGCGCCGGGACTGGGTGGATGTGGTGGAGCTGATGAACCGGGCAGTAGCGGCGGTGAAGAAGCGCGGGGCGACGCAGCGTTTCGTCGTCACCGCCGCGCCCGACCTGCCGCTCATCCAGGCTGACCCGAACCTGATGGACCAAGCGCTCGGCAATGTCGTCGCCAATGCGGTGCGCTATGCCGGGCCGACCGCCCGCGTCGGCCTCTCCGCGACCGTCATCGAGGGCCAGATGGTCATCGCCGTCACCGATGACGGGCCGGGCATCCCCGCCGACACGCTGCCGCATGTGTTCGAGAAATTCGTCCGCGCCCCGCGCGGGGCCGGCGATGGCGGCGACGGCTCGGGGCTCGGCCTTGCCATCACGCGCGGCGTCGTCGAGGCGCATGGCGGTTCGGTCTCCGCCCGCAGCCCGGCGCCCGGCCAGCGCAATGGCACGCGCATCGCGCTGCGCCTGCCGCTGCCGGCACGGGCGGCGGAGGAGGCCGGAGCGGAGGAGCCGTCATGA